ATGAACAGCACCGGAACGGCGATCGCCACCAGTTTCAGCCAGTACTGGAACGCCTGGACGAAGGTGATGGAGCGCATCCCGCCGGTCACCACGCTCAGGCAGACGACGCCGGTCACGGCCAGGCAGCCGATCTCCGCCGGCAGTCCGGTGGTGATCCGGATGGTCAGCGCCGCGCCGTGCAGCTGCGGGACGATGTACAGCCAGCCGATGGCGATCACCAGCAGGCTGGTCAGGCGCCGCACAGGCAGGGACTCCAGCCGGGCGGAGGCAAAGTCCGGGACCGTGTAGGCCCCGGACCGGCGCAGCGGTGCGGCCACAAACAGCAGGAGCATCAGGTATCCGCCGGTGTAGCCGATGGGAAACCACAGGGCGTCGACGCCGGAGGCCACTATCAGCCCGGCCACGCCCAGGAAGCTGGCAGCGGAGAGGTACTCGCCGCCAATGGCCGAGGCGTTCCACCAGGGCTTGACGGTGCGGGAGGCAACGTAGAAGTCGCTGGTGGTCCGGGAAATCCGCAGCCCGTAGAACCCGATCAGCAGGGTCGCCGCGGCCACCGCGGCCAGCGCCGTGTAGCCGATGCCCGGACTCATGCCCGGGGCGATGTCCCAGCTCACCGGCCCTCCACCAGATCGCGGTAGCGGTTTTCGTTGCGCTGGGCACTGAGCATGTAGAGCAGCCCGCAGCCGATCACCAGCGGGTACACCCCCACGCCCAGCAGGATCCATGGGGCCGGGATGCCGCCGATATGCAGGTCGGCACTCACCGGAAGGAAAGCAAGGAGCACGGGAACGCCCAGCAGGATCAGCAGGAACCCTCCGCCCACCACCAGGGCCAGCCGCAGCTGGCTGCGGATCAGCGAGCCGATAATCAGTTCACCCACTTCGGACTGTTCATCCAGTTCCCGGGACACGGGGAAAGGCGCAGCCCCGGGGGAGGCGCCGGCGGCAGTGACACGGATCCGCGGCGGGGCAGGGTCGGCGTGCTCAGGTGCCGAGCCGTCAGGCGCAGCCCGGTCAGGCGCCGACCCATCAGGCACAGCCCGGTCCGGGGCGGCTCCGGCGGTCACTGGGCGGGCCTGACCCGGCCGGCGTCGAGTGTGTTCCGCACGGCAGGCAGATGCCGCCGGCTGACCGGCAGGTCCACCTCGCCCAGCTGCACACTGGCCCGGCCGCCGGCCAGCCGCACCTGGCGGATGTGGTTCCGGGCCACCAGATAGGACCGGTGGATCCGCACGAAGCCCGCCCCCGACCACTGTTCCTCCAAATCCGCCAGGGGGACCCGGATCAGGTAGCTGGCATCGGTGGTGTGCAGGCGGGCGTAATCGCCCTGCGCCTGGACGTAGCGGATGTCGGCGCGGGCAATGATCCGTGTGGTAGCGCCCTGGACCACGGTCACCATGTCGGCCTCGGCCTCCGGTTCAGTGACCGATTCGCAGATCCGGCGCACGGATTCCGCAAGCCGTTCCGGCCGCACCGGCTTGAGCAGGTAATCCAGGGCGGCCAGGTCAAAGGCCCGCAGTGCCTGGTCTTCGTCGGCCGTCACGAACACCACCGCCGGTGGCCGTTCCCGCTGGCCCAGCGCTTTGGCAATGTCCAGGCCGGACAGGGCGGGCATATGGATGTCGAGGAACACGGCGTCGACGTCGCGGGTGGAGATCTCGTGAAGGGCTGCCGCGCCGCTGGCGGCCCGGTAGACCGTGCCCACCCGGGAGTCCAGGCCGAGCAGGTAGGCGAGCTCCTCGACGGCGGGGGCTTCGTCGTCTGCCACCACAACGCTGAGGGGGCGGGGAGGTTTGCGCATGCGATACAGATTACGCGTTGGTGGGCCGGTTCTCCGGCTGCGACTTCGGCACACGCATGGTGATCAGGGTGCCGGCGCCGGGCGCCGTGTCGATGACCAGGCCGTGCTGCCCGCCGTAGACCTGCCGCAGCCGCACATCAACGTTGCGCAGGCCTACATGGTCCCCGTCGGCATGCCCGGCCAGGACGGAGCGCAGATGGACCGGGTCCATCCCCACCCCGTTGTCCTCAATGGTGATCACCGCGTCCGCACCGGCGTCGACGGCGGCAATGGTGATGCGGCCCTGCCCGTCCTTGGCCTCCAGCCCGTGGCGGACCGAGTTTTCCACCAGCGGCTGCAGGGACAGGAACGGAATGACGGTGCCCAATACCTCCGGGGCAATCTGCAGGCTGACCTTCAGGCGCTCCCCGAACCGGGCCCGCTCCAGGAGCAGGTACCGGTCCACGGATTCCAGTTCCTCGGCAATGGTGGTGAAGTTCCCGTGCCGGCGGAAGGAATAGCGGGTGAAGTCGGCGAACTCGACCACCAGCTCCCGGGCGCGCGCCGGGTCGGTGTTGATATAGGAGGCGATGGCGTTGAGCGAGTTATAGATGAAGTGGGGGCTGATCTGGGCCCGCAGGGCCCGCACTTCTGCTTCCATTAGCTGCGCCCGGGACGTGTCCAGCTCGGCCAGCTCCACCTGGGTGGCCAGCCACGCGGCCACCTCGTTGGCCGCCCGGACCAGTCCGGCCCGGACCGAGGGGGCAAACACCGCGACCGTTCCCACGGTCTTTCCGTTGACCGGCAGCGGGGAGACAAGCAGTTCCCGCCCGCAGTCCTGCAGGCCCAGCGCGCGCAGCGCCGCCCCGCGGAACACCCGGGTCCGGCCCGATTCCAGCACCAGCCGCGCGGCGGACAGCAGCCGTTCGCGGCGGGCCGGAGTATCCGCAACTGCGCCGTCCCAGGCCAGTACGGCCACCGCGTCGGTAATGACCAGCGTGTCGCAGTCCAAAAGGTCCCGCAGGTGCCGGCTCGCCTTGCGGGCACCGGCCGGAGTCAGGCCCGAGCGCAGGTGTGCAGAGGCGAGCGACGCCGTGTGCAGGGTGGCGTAGGTGGCACGCTCCGCGTCCGAACCCAGGTCCCGTGCCGAGCGGCTGAGGCGGAAACCGAGCACGGCCACCACTGCAACCGTCAGGACGGCGACGGCGCAGACCAGGGCAATGTCGACGGCGGGGCTAAGCATGGACCCACCCTAGCGGCCCCCGGCGTCAACCCGGCCGGCCAGCCGGCCAGCCGCCCGCGCGCCCCCGCCCGCCCCCCCGGCCCCCCGCACCCGGCTTACCCGGCGCCGAACGCTGCCGTTCACCGCACGGAACGCACCGTTCACCGACGCCCGGCGGCGTCGTGCAGACGATCCGGACCGGCCTGTAGGAAAGTGATGAGCGTCACAGCTTGCACGGCGTCGTGTCCCGGCCTCTTGGCGGGTCAACGCGTGGAGCGTGCCCCAACAGAGGAGGAACAATGGCTGAAGAGCAGCCGGTTTCACACGCTGCGCACCCGGAGCAGGTGGACTTCCGGGAAGTCCAGAGCTCACCCGAGTTCCGGGAACTGCGCCAGCGCCAGCGCAGCTTCATTTTCCCGATGGCCGTGGCCTTCCTGGTCTGGTACTTCGCGTATGTGCTGCTGGCCGATTACGCGCACGGGTTTATGTCCACCCCGGTAATCGGCAACATCAACATGGGCCTGATCCTGGGGCTGCTGCAGTTCGTCAGCACCTTCGGCATCACCATGTGGTACGTCAGCTATGCCAACCGCCGGATGGATCCCATTTCCTCGGAGATCCGCGGAGAACTTGAGGCCAAGGGCGTCAGCCGGCCGGAGGAGACCAAGTGAACAACGTGCACATCGCGGCCGCGGAGGTAACGGCCGAGTCCATCAAGGACACCGGGCTGCTGAACATGGTCATCTTCGGCCTGTTTGTGGCCGTCACCCTGATAGTGGTGCTCCGCGCAAGCCGCAACAACAAGACCGCCGCGGACTACTACGCAGCCGGCCGATCCTTCACCGGACCCCAGAACGGTACCGCCATTGCCGGCGACTACCTCTCCGCTGCCTCCTTCCTGGGTATTGTCGGCGCCATCGCCGTAAACGGCTATGACGGCTTCCTGTATTCCATCGGCTTCCTCGTCGCCTGGCTGGTAGCCCTGCTGCTGGTGGCGGAAATGCTCCGCAACACCGGCAAGTTCACCATGGCCGACGTGCTGTCCTTCCGCCTCAAGCAGCGTCCGGTGCGGATTGCGGCAGCCATCACTACCCTGGCAGTCTGCTTCTTCTACCTGCTGGCACAGATGGCCGGCGCCGGCGGGCTGGTGTCCCTGCTGATGGGCATCGACAGCAAGATCGGGCAGTCCTTGGTGATCACCGTGGTGGGCGCCCTGATGATCATCTACGTACTGATCGGCGGCATGAAAGGCACCACGTGGGTGCAGATCATCAAGGCCTGCCTCCTGATCGCCGGCGCCGCCGTGATGACCGTGTGGGTCCTGGCGAACCACGGCTTCAACCTCTCGGAACTGCTCGGCCACGCCGTGGAAACCACGGGCAACCCCGCCATCCTGGATCCGGGGCTGCAGTACGGCAAAACCGAAACCTCCAAACTGGACTTCATCTCGCTGGGCCTGGCCCTGGTGCTTGGCACCGCAGCCCTGCCGCACGTGCTGATGCGCTTCTACACGGTGCCTACCGCCAAGGAAGCCCGCCGGTCCGTGGTCTGGGCCATCTGGCTGATCGGTATCTTCTACCTGTTCACCCTGGTCCTGGGCTACGGCGCCGCGGCAATGATCGGTTCCGAGGCGATCAAGAGCGCTCCAGGCGGCGTGAACTCGGCAGCACCGCTGCTGGCCTTCGCCCTCGGCGGGCCGGTCCTGCTGGGACTGATCTCCGCCGTCGCGTTCGCCACCATCCTGGCGGTGGTGGCCGGGCTGACCATCACGGCGGCTGCTTCCTTTGCCCATGACATTTACGCCAACGTCATCCGCAAGGGCCAGGTGGATGCAGACGGCGAAGTCAAGGTAGCCCGCACCACGGTGGTGGTCATCGGCATCATCTCGATCCTGGGCGGCATCGGGGCCCAGGGCCAGAACGTGGCCTTCCTGGTGGCCCTCGCCTTCGCGGTGGCTGCCAGCGCCAACCTGCCCACCATCATCTACTCGCTGTACTGGCGGAAGTTCTCCACCCAGGGCGCAATCTGGAGCATGTACGGCGGCCTCGGGTCGGCCATCCTGCTGATTGCTTTCTCTCCGGTGGTTTCCGGAACGGAAACATCCATGATCAAGGGTGCAGACTTCTCCTGGTTCCCGCTGAGCAACCCGGGACTGGTGTCCATCCCGCTGGCCTTCTTCCTGGGCTGGCTGGGCACGGTGCTGGATAAGAACACTGAATCCGCAGTCAAGCAGGCGGAAATGGAAGTCCGGTCCCTGACCGGCGTCGGCGCCGAAAAGGCCGTCGACCACTAGGACTGTCCTTCCGCATAACGCAAGCAGGTAACCCAGGCAGGTCCCGCTCCGGCGGGGCCTGCCTGCGGCGTTGCAGCTAGGAAACCCCGTGCCCCGGCCCTGTGCGCAGCAGGGGAGTGGCGCGCAGGGGGATTAGTTCGCCCATGGCGAGGTTGGTGTCGCACCGCTGCACGCCGTCGATGGCCAGGATCAGCTTGTTGATCCGGAACAGGTCCTCCGCGTCCGCGGCCACCACGCGCAGCAGCAGATCCGCGTCTCCGGTGAGCCCGTGCGCCTCGATGACTTCAGGCAGCTCCGCCAGATCGGCGGTGATCCGGGACAGTTCCGGCTGATGCACGTGGACGTGGACGAAGGCCATCAGCGGATAGCCCAGTGCGGCCGTGTTGATCCGGCGTTCGAACGGCAGGAACGCACCCTTGCGCTCCAAACCGGCCAGCCGGGCCTGGACAGTATTCCGTGAAAGCCCGAGCACGGCGGCCAGCGCCACGGCGGTGCGGGTGGAATCCTCCGCCAGGGCAAGCAGGAGCCGGCGGTCGGTGGCGTCGAGGGGCTGCATAGTGCGCAACGCTAGCACGGCCCATCGGCCGCTTATAGGGCAGGATGCTCGGTCTTTTCGCTAATGGTTGTGCTGGATGCCGGGTGTGAGTAGGGTCACATTTACGCGGGCAATGGAGCCCGGCGTAGGCCCCGCCACCCCTGGGGCCCAACCACGGAAGGATGCGTATCCCAGTGTCCCTGCATACCCCGGTGCGGCACCCGGAAAACTCCGGCAGCTCACCCACCGATCCCTACGTCCAGCTGATCACACCGGAGGGCGTACGCGTCCCGGACCCCCTGTATGACCGCTGGGTGAAAGACGTCGACGGCGCCCGGCTCCGGGAACTCTTCCTGGACATGGCAGTCATCCGCCGGATCGATACCGAAGCCACCGCACTGCAGCGCCAGGGCGAGCTGGGGCTGTGGCCCCCGCTGCTGGGCCAGGAAGCCGCCCAGATCGGCTCCGGCCGGTCGCTGCGCAGCTCCGACTTTGCGTTCACCAGCTACCGCGAAAACGGCGTGGCCTACTGCCGCGGCGTGGGCATGGAAGACCTGATGCGGGTTTGGCGCGGCAACGCCGCGGCCGGCTGGGACCCCTACAGCGTCAACATGGCCCCGACCCAGGTCATCATCGGCGCCCAGGCCCTGCACGCGGCCGGGTACGCCATGGGCATCAGCTATGACGGGTCCGACGATGCCGCCATCAGCTACTTCGGTGACGGCGCCACCAGCCAGGGCGACGTCAACGAAGCCATGGTTTTCGCTGCCAGTTACCAGGCGCCGGTGGTCTTTTTCTGCACCAACAACCAGTGGGCCATCTCCGAACCGGTCACCCTGCAGGCCCAGGTGCCCATTGCCAACCGCGCCCCGGGCTTCGGCATCCCCTCTATCCGCGTGGACGGCAACGACGTACTGGCGGTAATGGCCGCCACCCGGGAGGCACTGGACCGTGCCCGCACCGGCAACGGCCCCACCTTCGTTGAGGCCGTGACCTATCGGATGGGCCCGCACACAACGGCCGATGATCCCACCCGGTACCGGGACGCAGCCGAACTGGAGCAGTGGCGCGGCAAGGATCCGCTGGCCCGGGTCCAGGCGCTGCTGGAAACCATGGGGCTTTTCGACGCCGCCTTTGCCGCCGACGTCGATGCCCGCACCGACGCAGCAGCGGCGGAACTGCGTGCCGCCTGCCTGGGCATGCCGGACCCGCAGCCCGCCGACGTTTTCGCGCATGTCTACGCGGAGCCGCATTCCTGGCTGGACCGCCAGCAGGAACAGTACTCGCGTTACCTCAGCGGTTTCGCCGGCGAAGCGACCCGCTCATGACCACCATGACTTTCGGCAAGGCCATTACCGCCGGGCTGCGCCGGGCAATGGAAAACGACCCCAAGGTCCTGATCATGGGGGAAGACGTGGGCAAGCTCGGCGGCGTCTTCCGGATCACGGACGGACTCCAGAAGGATTTCGGTGCGGACCGGGTGGTGGACACCCCGCTGGCTGAATCCGGCATTATGGGCACCGCCGTGGGCCTCGCCTTCCGCGGCTACCGGCCGGTGGTGGAAATCCAGTTTGACGGGTTCATCTATCCGGCTTTCGACCAGATTGTGTCCCAGGTGGCGAAGATGCATTACCGGACCCGGGGAGCGGTCAAGCTGCCACTGACTATCCGGGTGCCTTTCGGCGGCGGGATCGGCTCCCCGGAGCACCACTCCGAGTCGCCGGAGGCCTACTTCACGCACACCTCCGGGCTGCGCGTGATCAGCGTGTCCAACCCCCAGGACGCCTACACCATGATCCAGCAGGCGATCGCTTCCGACGATCCGGTCCTGTACTTCGAGCCGAAGCGCCGCTACCACGTCAAGGGCGAGGTGGAAGAGGCGGCTGAAGCGCAGCTGCCCATGGGAGCGGCCCGCGTGGTCACCCCGGGCAGCGACGTCACCCTGGTGGCTTACGGTCCGCTGGTTCCCACCGCCCGCGACGCGGCCGTGGCGGCCTCGGACGAGGGAGTGTCCGTGGAGGTCATTGACCTGCGTTCGCTGGCGCCGGTGGACTTCGCCACGGTGGAGGCTTCGGTGCGCAAGACCGGCCGGCTGGTGATTACCCATGAGGCGGCACAGTTCGGCGGACTCGGTGCGGAAATCGCCGCGAGCATCACCGAACGCTGCTTCGACTACCTGGAGCACGCACCCGTCCGGGTGAC
This Arthrobacter sp. zg-Y20 DNA region includes the following protein-coding sequences:
- a CDS encoding DUF485 domain-containing protein, which encodes MAEEQPVSHAAHPEQVDFREVQSSPEFRELRQRQRSFIFPMAVAFLVWYFAYVLLADYAHGFMSTPVIGNINMGLILGLLQFVSTFGITMWYVSYANRRMDPISSEIRGELEAKGVSRPEETK
- a CDS encoding LytTR family DNA-binding domain-containing protein, translating into MRKPPRPLSVVVADDEAPAVEELAYLLGLDSRVGTVYRAASGAAALHEISTRDVDAVFLDIHMPALSGLDIAKALGQRERPPAVVFVTADEDQALRAFDLAALDYLLKPVRPERLAESVRRICESVTEPEAEADMVTVVQGATTRIIARADIRYVQAQGDYARLHTTDASYLIRVPLADLEEQWSGAGFVRIHRSYLVARNHIRQVRLAGGRASVQLGEVDLPVSRRHLPAVRNTLDAGRVRPAQ
- the pdhA gene encoding pyruvate dehydrogenase (acetyl-transferring) E1 component subunit alpha, producing the protein MHTPVRHPENSGSSPTDPYVQLITPEGVRVPDPLYDRWVKDVDGARLRELFLDMAVIRRIDTEATALQRQGELGLWPPLLGQEAAQIGSGRSLRSSDFAFTSYRENGVAYCRGVGMEDLMRVWRGNAAAGWDPYSVNMAPTQVIIGAQALHAAGYAMGISYDGSDDAAISYFGDGATSQGDVNEAMVFAASYQAPVVFFCTNNQWAISEPVTLQAQVPIANRAPGFGIPSIRVDGNDVLAVMAATREALDRARTGNGPTFVEAVTYRMGPHTTADDPTRYRDAAELEQWRGKDPLARVQALLETMGLFDAAFAADVDARTDAAAAELRAACLGMPDPQPADVFAHVYAEPHSWLDRQQEQYSRYLSGFAGEATRS
- a CDS encoding histidine kinase codes for the protein MLSPAVDIALVCAVAVLTVAVVAVLGFRLSRSARDLGSDAERATYATLHTASLASAHLRSGLTPAGARKASRHLRDLLDCDTLVITDAVAVLAWDGAVADTPARRERLLSAARLVLESGRTRVFRGAALRALGLQDCGRELLVSPLPVNGKTVGTVAVFAPSVRAGLVRAANEVAAWLATQVELAELDTSRAQLMEAEVRALRAQISPHFIYNSLNAIASYINTDPARARELVVEFADFTRYSFRRHGNFTTIAEELESVDRYLLLERARFGERLKVSLQIAPEVLGTVIPFLSLQPLVENSVRHGLEAKDGQGRITIAAVDAGADAVITIEDNGVGMDPVHLRSVLAGHADGDHVGLRNVDVRLRQVYGGQHGLVIDTAPGAGTLITMRVPKSQPENRPTNA
- a CDS encoding cation acetate symporter encodes the protein MVIFGLFVAVTLIVVLRASRNNKTAADYYAAGRSFTGPQNGTAIAGDYLSAASFLGIVGAIAVNGYDGFLYSIGFLVAWLVALLLVAEMLRNTGKFTMADVLSFRLKQRPVRIAAAITTLAVCFFYLLAQMAGAGGLVSLLMGIDSKIGQSLVITVVGALMIIYVLIGGMKGTTWVQIIKACLLIAGAAVMTVWVLANHGFNLSELLGHAVETTGNPAILDPGLQYGKTETSKLDFISLGLALVLGTAALPHVLMRFYTVPTAKEARRSVVWAIWLIGIFYLFTLVLGYGAAAMIGSEAIKSAPGGVNSAAPLLAFALGGPVLLGLISAVAFATILAVVAGLTITAAASFAHDIYANVIRKGQVDADGEVKVARTTVVVIGIISILGGIGAQGQNVAFLVALAFAVAASANLPTIIYSLYWRKFSTQGAIWSMYGGLGSAILLIAFSPVVSGTETSMIKGADFSWFPLSNPGLVSIPLAFFLGWLGTVLDKNTESAVKQAEMEVRSLTGVGAEKAVDH
- a CDS encoding alpha-ketoacid dehydrogenase subunit beta, translating into MTTMTFGKAITAGLRRAMENDPKVLIMGEDVGKLGGVFRITDGLQKDFGADRVVDTPLAESGIMGTAVGLAFRGYRPVVEIQFDGFIYPAFDQIVSQVAKMHYRTRGAVKLPLTIRVPFGGGIGSPEHHSESPEAYFTHTSGLRVISVSNPQDAYTMIQQAIASDDPVLYFEPKRRYHVKGEVEEAAEAQLPMGAARVVTPGSDVTLVAYGPLVPTARDAAVAASDEGVSVEVIDLRSLAPVDFATVEASVRKTGRLVITHEAAQFGGLGAEIAASITERCFDYLEHAPVRVTGFDIPYPPARLESHHLPDLDRILDGVDCVLRRPSSLAPAPGRTVSAVG
- a CDS encoding Lrp/AsnC family transcriptional regulator, which codes for MQPLDATDRRLLLALAEDSTRTAVALAAVLGLSRNTVQARLAGLERKGAFLPFERRINTAALGYPLMAFVHVHVHQPELSRITADLAELPEVIEAHGLTGDADLLLRVVAADAEDLFRINKLILAIDGVQRCDTNLAMGELIPLRATPLLRTGPGHGVS